One Oscillospiraceae bacterium DNA segment encodes these proteins:
- a CDS encoding indolepyruvate oxidoreductase subunit beta, with protein MNTKSIMIVGVGGQGTLLASRIIGTALMSEGYDVKVSEVHGMSQRGGSVVTYVKYGEKVFSPTVEKGEADLILCFEMLEALRYVSYLKLSGKMLVNTQRIDPMPVITGAMEYPEQIIEKIKAANINIEAFNALDLANKAGSSKAVNVVLIGALARNSEIKKEVWLDSLKKNVKEKFLEMNIKAFELGYNL; from the coding sequence ATGAATACTAAAAGTATAATGATAGTAGGCGTAGGCGGTCAGGGCACTTTGCTTGCAAGCAGAATTATAGGAACAGCTCTTATGTCCGAGGGCTATGATGTAAAGGTTTCAGAGGTTCACGGAATGAGCCAGAGAGGCGGTTCTGTTGTAACGTATGTAAAATACGGAGAAAAGGTATTCTCCCCTACCGTTGAAAAAGGAGAAGCTGACCTTATTCTTTGCTTTGAAATGCTTGAGGCTTTAAGATATGTAAGCTATTTAAAGCTCAGTGGAAAAATGCTTGTAAACACCCAGAGAATTGACCCTATGCCTGTAATTACCGGTGCTATGGAATATCCTGAGCAAATTATTGAAAAAATAAAGGCAGCAAACATTAACATCGAAGCCTTTAACGCTTTGGATTTAGCAAATAAAGCCGGTTCTTCAAAAGCAGTAAATGTTGTTCTCATCGGTGCATTAGCACGCAATTCAGAAATTAAAAAAGAAGTATGGTTAGATTCTTTAAAGAAAAATGTTAAAGAAAAGTTTTTAGAAATGAATATTAAAGCCTTTGAACTTGGATATAATTTATAA
- the iorA gene encoding indolepyruvate ferredoxin oxidoreductase subunit alpha gives MNKIMLGNEAVARGLYEAGVKVVSSYPGTPSTEITEFVSTYDEIYSEWASNEKVAAEAAFGACMAGARSFTAMKHVGLNVAADLLFTASYTGVNGGFVIAVADDSGMHSSQNEQDSRHYAISSKVPMLEPSDSAECLEFTKKAFEISEKFDTPVILRLSTRVSHSQSIVKLSERNEVGLKEYVKNPQKYVMMPGNARPRHTFVENRTKELSLYGDTSELNKIIKGGKIGVITSGIAYQYAREALGDKATYLKLGLINPLPEKLIRDFAKDFDKLYIIEELDPVIETACKSMGLNTIGKELFSLEGEYTATIIKEKILGEKTEFICLDETVPVRPPVLCPGCPHRGIFYVLSKLKLHVSGDIGCYTLAAQLPLGAMDSTICMGASISGLHGFNKAVGEASEKNSVAVIGDSTFIHSGITGLIDIAYNASNTTVIILDNSITGMTGHQQNPTTGFTIKGEPANAVNLEALCKAIGIKRVCVVDPFDLDACEKTVKAELAADEPSVIITRRPCALLKSVKPAPAVKINAEKCKKCKMCLKIGCPAIKNSDNGIVIDSTLCTGCGLCKNVCKFGAIE, from the coding sequence ATGAATAAAATTATGTTAGGAAACGAAGCCGTTGCCAGAGGCCTTTATGAAGCCGGCGTTAAGGTTGTTTCAAGTTATCCAGGAACTCCAAGCACAGAAATAACAGAATTTGTATCTACATATGATGAAATATACAGCGAATGGGCATCCAATGAAAAGGTAGCGGCAGAAGCTGCTTTTGGTGCTTGTATGGCAGGCGCAAGAAGCTTTACTGCTATGAAGCACGTTGGACTCAATGTTGCAGCAGATTTGCTTTTTACCGCTTCTTATACAGGTGTAAACGGCGGTTTTGTAATTGCTGTTGCAGATGACAGCGGAATGCATTCCTCTCAGAATGAGCAGGATTCCCGTCATTATGCTATTTCTTCAAAGGTACCTATGCTTGAGCCTTCCGACTCTGCTGAATGTCTTGAATTTACAAAAAAAGCTTTTGAAATTTCCGAAAAGTTTGATACTCCTGTTATTTTAAGACTTTCAACAAGAGTTTCTCACTCACAGTCTATCGTTAAGCTTTCTGAGCGAAATGAGGTCGGACTTAAAGAATATGTAAAAAATCCGCAAAAATATGTTATGATGCCCGGAAATGCAAGACCGAGACACACTTTTGTTGAAAACAGAACAAAAGAGCTTTCACTTTATGGGGATACATCAGAATTAAATAAAATTATCAAAGGCGGAAAAATAGGTGTTATCACCTCAGGTATTGCTTACCAATACGCTCGTGAAGCTCTTGGTGATAAAGCTACCTATTTGAAATTAGGTCTTATCAATCCCCTTCCCGAAAAGCTTATAAGAGATTTTGCAAAAGATTTTGATAAGCTTTACATCATCGAAGAATTAGACCCTGTTATAGAAACAGCGTGTAAATCTATGGGCCTTAACACAATTGGAAAAGAACTGTTTTCTTTGGAAGGCGAATATACAGCAACTATAATAAAAGAAAAGATTTTAGGTGAAAAGACTGAGTTTATCTGCTTAGACGAGACTGTTCCCGTTCGTCCTCCTGTGCTTTGTCCCGGCTGTCCTCACAGAGGTATTTTCTATGTTTTATCAAAGCTTAAGCTTCACGTAAGCGGTGATATCGGCTGCTACACATTAGCAGCACAACTCCCCTTAGGAGCTATGGATAGTACAATTTGTATGGGAGCTTCTATTTCAGGACTTCACGGCTTTAATAAAGCTGTCGGTGAAGCAAGCGAAAAGAATAGTGTTGCAGTTATAGGTGATTCCACATTTATTCATTCCGGAATTACAGGACTTATTGATATTGCTTATAATGCTTCAAATACAACTGTTATTATTCTTGATAACAGCATTACAGGTATGACAGGACATCAGCAAAACCCCACAACAGGCTTTACAATTAAGGGTGAACCTGCAAATGCAGTTAATCTTGAAGCTCTTTGTAAGGCTATCGGCATAAAAAGAGTTTGTGTTGTTGACCCCTTTGACCTTGATGCTTGTGAAAAAACAGTTAAGGCAGAGCTTGCTGCTGACGAGCCTTCTGTTATTATTACAAGACGTCCCTGCGCATTACTTAAGAGTGTTAAACCTGCTCCGGCAGTTAAAATCAATGCTGAAAAGTGCAAAAAATGTAAAATGTGTCTTAAAATCGGCTGTCCTGCAATAAAAAACAGCGACAACGGTATTGTTATCGACTCTACACTTTGTACAGGCTGTGGACTTTGTAAAAACGTTTGCAAATTCGGCGCCATTGAATAA
- the trpB gene encoding tryptophan synthase subunit beta has translation MAEKRTYKDFDTYYKEFPSKDGRFGKYGGSYLPPQLVPAFKEITDAYETICQSAQFINELRRIRREFQGRPTPVYHCERLSNKLGKCQIYLKREDLNHTGAHKINHCMGEGLLAKYMGKKKLIAETGAGQHGVAIATAAAYFGMECDIYMGEVDIAKQFPNVTRMKMLGANVIPVTHGLKTLKEAVDAAFDAYLKEYETAIYCIGTVVGPHPFPMMVRDFQSVIGIEAKEQFVEMTGHLPDVITACVGGGSNAIGFFFPFLSEPVDIVGVEPLGRGVKMGDHAASIRFGKPGVLHGFESIMLQDENGEAAPVYSIASGLDYPSVGPEHAYLHDCGRVVYDSINDEEAMEAYFMLCRYEGIIPAIESSHALAYAIKYARENETGSILVNLSGRGDKDIDYIYEHYGYGEKFNLD, from the coding sequence ATGGCTGAAAAAAGAACATATAAAGATTTTGACACATATTATAAAGAATTTCCCTCAAAAGACGGACGCTTTGGAAAATACGGCGGCTCCTATCTTCCCCCTCAGCTTGTCCCCGCTTTTAAAGAGATTACAGATGCTTATGAAACAATCTGTCAAAGTGCTCAATTTATAAACGAGCTTCGAAGAATAAGACGTGAATTTCAGGGCAGACCCACTCCTGTATATCACTGTGAGAGACTTTCCAACAAGCTTGGAAAATGCCAGATTTACTTAAAGCGTGAGGATTTAAACCATACAGGCGCTCATAAAATCAATCACTGTATGGGTGAAGGCTTACTTGCAAAATATATGGGCAAAAAGAAGCTTATTGCTGAAACAGGCGCAGGTCAACACGGTGTTGCTATTGCTACTGCTGCTGCATACTTCGGTATGGAATGTGATATCTATATGGGTGAAGTTGATATTGCAAAGCAGTTCCCTAATGTTACAAGAATGAAAATGCTTGGTGCAAATGTAATTCCTGTTACTCACGGTTTAAAAACTCTTAAAGAGGCTGTTGACGCTGCTTTTGATGCTTATCTCAAAGAATATGAGACTGCTATTTACTGTATAGGCACCGTTGTAGGTCCTCACCCGTTTCCTATGATGGTAAGAGATTTTCAATCTGTTATAGGTATTGAAGCAAAAGAGCAATTTGTAGAAATGACAGGACATCTTCCCGATGTTATTACCGCTTGTGTAGGCGGCGGCTCAAATGCTATTGGATTTTTCTTCCCCTTCCTATCAGAGCCTGTTGATATTGTTGGAGTTGAGCCTTTGGGAAGAGGTGTAAAAATGGGAGACCATGCCGCATCTATAAGATTTGGCAAGCCCGGAGTTTTACACGGCTTTGAAAGCATTATGCTTCAAGATGAAAACGGAGAAGCGGCACCCGTTTATTCAATAGCAAGCGGTCTTGACTATCCTTCTGTTGGTCCTGAGCACGCATATCTCCACGACTGCGGCAGAGTTGTTTACGATTCTATCAATGACGAAGAAGCTATGGAGGCTTACTTTATGCTTTGCCGTTATGAAGGCATTATTCCCGCTATTGAAAGCTCTCACGCTCTTGCATACGCAATAAAATACGCAAGAGAGAACGAAACCGGCTCAATTTTAGTTAATCTTTCCGGCAGAGGCGATAAAGATATTGACTATATTTATGAGCATTACGGCTATGGTGAAAAATTCAATTTAGACTAA
- a CDS encoding ACT domain-containing protein has protein sequence MKIQQISIFVENKPGRLAEITRLLADNDVNLRALSISDTTKFGILRVIVDKPTLAVEVLKNEGLTVSYTDVLAISISDNPGGLALPLEILNREDIAIEYMYAFIGSTNNQAYVIIRVEDNEKAIAALSAANIPLLNANDVYTL, from the coding sequence ATGAAAATACAGCAAATTTCAATTTTTGTAGAAAATAAACCCGGAAGACTTGCGGAAATAACCAGATTACTTGCTGACAATGACGTCAATTTAAGAGCTCTTTCTATTTCTGACACTACAAAATTTGGTATTTTAAGAGTTATTGTTGACAAACCTACTCTTGCTGTTGAAGTCCTTAAAAACGAAGGACTTACCGTTTCATATACCGATGTTTTAGCAATAAGTATTTCTGACAATCCCGGAGGCCTTGCATTACCTTTGGAAATTCTCAATCGTGAGGATATTGCCATTGAATATATGTATGCATTTATCGGTTCTACTAATAATCAAGCTTATGTTATTATAAGAGTTGAAGATAACGAAAAGGCTATTGCTGCATTATCTGCTGCAAACATTCCTCTTTTAAACGCAAACGACGTTTACACTCTCTAA
- a CDS encoding membrane dipeptidase produces the protein MLFTQSDKNRRCTMKIADMHCDTLTELKDKNKDFFKNDLHISLEKVQKYSFYCQVMAVWTSDELKGIERYNNFIEKYELLQKELEKNKKLKLCFNYKDYCYAKHNNRTALFLAIEGAGAIDGCLDKLDYVYKLGVRFITLTWNASNELADGVLVKNPKGLYDFGKLALQRMEQLGIVADVSHLSEKGFWDIIECTQKPFAATHSNAKAICSHKRNLTDKQLIEMKNRDCIIGLNLYPLFLSNDESKASIDDILRHTEHMLSLGLENNIALGCDFDGVSSLPKGICGIDDMDKLYEAYLKINYPQTLVDKIFIKNFESFIEKQF, from the coding sequence ATGCTTTTTACTCAAAGCGATAAAAATCGGAGGTGTACAATGAAAATTGCAGATATGCATTGTGATACTCTCACAGAGCTAAAGGATAAAAATAAAGATTTTTTTAAAAACGACCTTCATATATCTCTTGAAAAGGTTCAGAAATATAGTTTCTACTGTCAGGTTATGGCTGTATGGACCTCTGATGAGCTAAAAGGAATTGAAAGATATAATAACTTTATTGAAAAATATGAGCTTTTGCAAAAAGAGCTTGAAAAAAATAAAAAGCTTAAATTATGCTTTAATTATAAAGATTACTGTTATGCAAAGCACAACAACAGAACAGCTCTTTTCCTTGCTATTGAAGGTGCAGGAGCAATAGACGGTTGTCTTGATAAGCTTGATTATGTATATAAATTAGGTGTAAGATTTATTACTCTTACCTGGAACGCTTCAAACGAGCTTGCAGACGGAGTTTTAGTTAAAAATCCAAAAGGGCTTTATGATTTTGGAAAGCTTGCATTACAAAGAATGGAGCAGTTAGGCATTGTTGCCGATGTTTCTCATTTAAGCGAAAAAGGATTTTGGGATATTATTGAATGTACTCAAAAGCCCTTTGCAGCTACTCACAGTAACGCAAAAGCAATCTGCTCTCATAAACGTAATCTTACCGATAAGCAGCTTATTGAAATGAAAAACAGGGATTGTATTATAGGATTAAATCTTTATCCCCTTTTTTTAAGCAACGACGAATCAAAGGCATCTATTGATGACATCTTAAGGCATACAGAGCATATGCTTTCTCTCGGACTCGAAAACAATATAGCTTTAGGCTGTGATTTTGACGGGGTTTCATCGTTACCTAAAGGGATTTGCGGTATTGATGATATGGATAAGCTTTATGAGGCTTATTTAAAAATCAATTATCCTCAAACTCTTGTTGATAAAATATTTATTAAAAACTTTGAAAGCTTTATTGAAAAACAATTTTAA
- a CDS encoding ribonuclease HII — translation MDKNSTPDLWIYEKEEKSNGFEIVCGVDEAGRGPLCGPVCAAAVILPYGLEIEGLNDSKKLSEAKREKLFDIICTQAISYGIAFATNEEIDELNILNATFLAMRRAVDMLSPTPQLAFIDGNRIKGIDIPTKCIVKGDAKSANIAAASILAKVTRDRYMLEVDRLYPQYNIKKHKGYPTKEHIEAVRKFGAPKEIYRQSFLKKILFSED, via the coding sequence TTGGATAAAAACAGCACTCCGGACCTTTGGATATATGAAAAGGAAGAAAAAAGTAACGGTTTTGAGATTGTTTGCGGTGTTGATGAAGCCGGCAGAGGTCCTCTTTGCGGTCCTGTGTGTGCGGCAGCTGTCATTTTACCTTATGGACTTGAAATCGAAGGGCTTAACGATTCCAAAAAGTTATCCGAAGCCAAAAGAGAAAAGCTTTTTGATATTATATGTACTCAAGCTATTTCTTATGGAATTGCATTTGCTACCAACGAGGAAATTGATGAGCTTAATATTTTAAACGCTACTTTTTTAGCTATGAGAAGAGCAGTTGATATGCTCTCACCTACTCCTCAGCTTGCATTTATTGACGGCAACAGAATAAAGGGAATTGATATTCCTACTAAATGCATCGTAAAGGGAGATGCTAAAAGTGCCAATATTGCTGCGGCTTCAATTCTTGCAAAAGTTACCAGAGATAGATATATGCTTGAGGTAGACAGGCTTTATCCCCAATACAATATAAAGAAGCATAAGGGCTACCCTACCAAAGAGCATATTGAAGCTGTTAGAAAATTCGGTGCTCCAAAAGAAATTTACAGACAATCATTTCTCAAAAAAATTCTTTTTAGCGAGGATTGA
- a CDS encoding sodium:solute symporter codes for MLGIGIYCRKKASSSVGDFIMGGRSVGPWLTAFSYGTSYFSAVVFIGYAGQFGWNFGVSATWIGIGNALIGSLLAWMLLGRRTRIMTKHLDAATMPDFFEKRYNSKALKLVTSVIVFIFLVPYSASIYKGLSKLFEMAFDIPFEYCLIGMAVLTAAYVILGGYIATAINDFIQGIIMLIGIVLVVYTVVDGKGGLTSALTQLSQIENPTNPEVLGTYTSFFGPSAINLLGVVILTSLGTLGLPQMIHKFYTIKNEKAIKTGTVISTIFAFVVAGGSYFMGAFGRLYFPGQTVPEGGYDSIVPQMLSSLPIVLLGIVVILVLSASMSTLSSLVLTSSSTVVIDFLKGFFFKNMSNKKQILAIRILCGFFILLSVVIALNPTNLITTLMSVSWGALAGAFLGPFIYGLFWKKTTKAAVWAAIICGIGITSLGQFISIFKITLPDILQPYNSPSNFGALAMIVSLIIVPVVSLITPKLSKEHVDNSFSCYDVTVVTQHKFSLEKDS; via the coding sequence ATGTTAGGAATTGGTATTTATTGCCGTAAAAAAGCCTCATCTTCAGTGGGCGACTTTATTATGGGCGGAAGAAGCGTAGGACCTTGGTTAACTGCTTTTTCTTATGGAACTTCTTATTTTTCAGCAGTTGTTTTTATTGGATATGCAGGTCAATTCGGCTGGAATTTCGGAGTATCTGCTACCTGGATAGGAATCGGAAACGCTTTAATAGGAAGCCTTTTGGCTTGGATGCTTTTAGGCAGACGTACCCGTATAATGACAAAGCATTTAGATGCTGCAACAATGCCCGATTTCTTTGAAAAACGTTATAACAGTAAAGCTTTAAAGCTTGTAACATCTGTTATTGTTTTTATTTTCCTTGTTCCCTACTCAGCTTCTATTTATAAAGGGCTTTCGAAACTTTTTGAAATGGCTTTTGATATTCCTTTTGAATACTGTCTTATAGGTATGGCTGTACTTACTGCCGCTTATGTTATTTTGGGTGGTTATATTGCAACTGCCATAAATGATTTTATTCAAGGAATAATTATGCTTATCGGTATTGTGCTTGTTGTATATACGGTTGTTGACGGTAAAGGCGGTTTGACTTCGGCATTAACACAGCTTTCACAAATCGAAAATCCTACAAATCCTGAGGTTTTAGGAACTTACACTTCATTTTTCGGACCGAGTGCCATAAATCTTTTGGGTGTTGTAATTCTTACAAGCTTAGGTACACTCGGATTACCTCAAATGATACATAAATTTTACACAATTAAAAACGAAAAAGCTATCAAAACAGGAACGGTTATTTCTACAATATTTGCTTTTGTAGTTGCCGGCGGCTCATATTTTATGGGTGCTTTCGGAAGATTATATTTTCCCGGTCAGACAGTCCCCGAGGGTGGATATGACAGTATAGTTCCGCAAATGCTAAGCTCCTTACCTATTGTTTTATTAGGTATTGTTGTTATTCTTGTTTTATCGGCATCTATGTCAACTCTTTCTTCTCTTGTTTTAACCTCAAGCTCAACTGTTGTTATAGATTTTCTTAAAGGCTTTTTCTTTAAAAACATGTCAAATAAAAAACAGATTTTAGCTATAAGAATTTTATGCGGTTTCTTTATTCTTTTATCAGTTGTTATAGCTCTTAATCCAACAAATCTCATAACTACTCTTATGTCTGTTTCTTGGGGTGCTCTTGCGGGAGCATTTTTAGGCCCGTTTATTTACGGACTGTTTTGGAAGAAAACTACAAAAGCAGCAGTATGGGCTGCTATTATATGCGGAATTGGCATAACCAGTTTGGGACAGTTCATTTCTATTTTCAAAATAACTCTTCCCGATATTCTTCAGCCCTACAACTCCCCCTCTAACTTCGGCGCATTGGCTATGATAGTATCACTTATAATTGTTCCTGTTGTCAGCCTTATAACACCTAAGCTTTCAAAGGAGCATGTTGATAATTCTTTTTCTTGTTATGACGTAACCGTTGTTACTCAGCATAAGTTCTCTCTTGAAAAAGACAGCTAA
- a CDS encoding YraN family protein, with protein sequence MFLFSKKTLKKKLGDFGENRAQAFLKKNGFEIIERNFRTNFGEIDIIAKKENVFHFIEVKTRNQSTKLAPRCAVNNEKQRKITNTACIYLKKIKPTPHISFDVIEVITDNENNVTYINHIKNAFYSKR encoded by the coding sequence ATGTTTCTTTTTTCTAAGAAAACTCTTAAAAAGAAGCTTGGGGATTTTGGAGAAAACCGTGCTCAAGCCTTTTTAAAGAAAAATGGATTTGAAATTATCGAAAGAAATTTTCGTACAAATTTCGGAGAAATTGATATAATAGCAAAAAAAGAAAATGTTTTTCATTTTATTGAGGTTAAAACGAGAAATCAAAGCACTAAATTAGCCCCAAGATGTGCAGTTAACAATGAAAAACAAAGAAAAATCACCAATACAGCTTGTATTTATTTAAAAAAGATTAAACCTACTCCGCATATAAGCTTTGATGTTATTGAAGTTATTACGGATAACGAAAACAACGTTACATATATTAACCATATAAAAAATGCTTTTTACTCAAAGCGATAA
- a CDS encoding phenylacetate--CoA ligase — MWQPEIETMNRTALEDLQLERLKKLCVNCYENVPFYKKRFDDSGLDPYNIKSLDDIKKIPYTTKEDIRDNYPYGLFAVPIKKICRIHASSGTTGKPTVVGYTKNDLKMWADCVSRFCTAVGVSDEDTAQICFGYGLFTGALGLHYGLENIGCAVVPSSSGNTEKQVMLMKDFKTTVLVATPSYALHIGEVARDMGFTHEDLNLRVGLFGSEGCTPEMRTQLEKSLNIFVTDNYGMSELLGPGVSGECEYREGMHFAEDCFLPEIIDSASGKVLDKGQTGELVVTTLNKEGIPMLRYRTKDITRLNYDVCKCGRTHVRMDKVCGRADDMFKIKGVNVFPSQIESVLMGIEKVGTSYQLILTRTGFMDNLEVKVELVDGSLLESYSMLEMLENEIRHKLRTVLGLDCKITLVEPRSLERTAGKAKRVIDLRNK; from the coding sequence ATGTGGCAGCCTGAAATTGAAACAATGAACAGGACTGCGCTTGAGGATTTACAGCTTGAGCGTTTAAAAAAACTGTGTGTAAACTGTTATGAAAATGTTCCCTTTTATAAAAAAAGATTTGACGATAGCGGTCTTGACCCTTATAATATCAAATCTCTTGATGATATCAAAAAAATCCCTTATACAACTAAGGAAGATATAAGAGATAACTATCCCTACGGACTTTTCGCAGTACCTATTAAGAAAATTTGCAGAATTCACGCTTCAAGCGGAACTACAGGCAAGCCTACCGTTGTAGGTTATACAAAAAACGATTTAAAAATGTGGGCTGACTGTGTTTCACGTTTTTGTACTGCGGTTGGTGTTTCAGACGAAGATACTGCGCAGATATGCTTTGGATACGGTCTTTTCACCGGTGCTTTAGGTCTTCATTACGGTCTTGAAAATATCGGCTGTGCTGTTGTCCCCTCCTCCAGCGGAAATACAGAAAAGCAAGTAATGCTTATGAAGGATTTTAAAACAACTGTTCTTGTTGCTACCCCTTCTTATGCTCTTCATATAGGCGAGGTTGCTCGTGATATGGGCTTTACTCACGAAGATTTAAACCTTCGTGTCGGTCTTTTCGGATCAGAGGGCTGTACTCCCGAAATGAGAACTCAGCTTGAAAAGAGTCTTAACATTTTTGTTACCGATAACTACGGAATGAGCGAGTTGCTCGGACCTGGTGTTTCAGGAGAATGTGAATACAGAGAAGGTATGCACTTTGCAGAGGACTGCTTCCTTCCCGAGATTATAGACAGTGCAAGCGGAAAAGTTCTTGATAAGGGTCAAACGGGTGAGCTTGTTGTAACAACCCTTAACAAAGAAGGTATTCCTATGCTTCGTTACAGAACTAAGGATATAACAAGACTTAACTATGACGTTTGCAAATGCGGAAGAACCCATGTAAGAATGGACAAGGTTTGCGGACGTGCTGACGATATGTTTAAAATTAAAGGCGTAAACGTATTTCCCTCTCAAATTGAAAGCGTACTTATGGGGATTGAAAAAGTAGGTACAAGCTATCAGCTTATACTTACAAGAACAGGCTTTATGGACAATCTTGAGGTTAAAGTAGAGCTTGTAGACGGTTCTTTGCTTGAAAGCTATTCTATGCTCGAAATGCTCGAAAACGAAATACGCCACAAATTAAGAACTGTTCTCGGTCTTGACTGTAAAATAACTCTTGTTGAACCCAGAAGTTTAGAAAGAACTGCCGGAAAAGCTAAGAGAGTTATTGACCTTAGAAATAAATAA